The DNA window AAGTTCCCTCGCTCGCTGCTCGAGCTCTTCGGCCAACTGGTCGAGTTCGCTCTGCACACCAACAGGCATTTCCCGGATCCGCCGCAGCGTTTTCGGAGCAGTCAGCTCGCCTGTGGTCGTCTTCTCAACCAGGCTGAGAAGCTCTGCCCGCACTTCAGGTTCAAGCCCCGATTCCTGAAGGGATTCTCCAACCTCGAAGCCGCGGAACTCGGCGGAGGTGTCGCGAAACTTGGCCAGCCCAACGTGGATATTCTCAGCAGGTGTCCGATTCCGCATTTCGGCAACCAGTTGCTCATTGCAGAAACAGCGGACGTGATAGTCATCGATCGAGACAAGTAGCTCGTTCCACTCGCCGGGACGATAAGCCGGCGTCGAGATCTCTTCCAGAATCTGCCAGTTGTAAACCGAGGGGCCGGCAAACCTCGTCAGACGCAGGTTCCCTCCACTTGGGTAGAACCCGAACTGGTGGTCGCGGTCCTCAGCGTCGAAGATCAACCCGGCTGCTCCGGATTCGTCGCCGAGTTTCACCAGGACGCGGACCTCATACTTCGTCACCGAAGGCGGTTCTGTTTGCGACAGACAGACCGAACGTCCCCCAAATCCGGAGCCCGTGCCTGAGACGAGAATCCGTCCTGCCCGTTGTGTCCAGCTGGCCCCCATGTGTTCCTGCCAGTGTTTCGGATTGAGGCGGCCAATCGTCGTCCAGCGAGCGAGTGTGACAGGATTCGGCTTCTCCAGAATCGACTGCAATTCCGAGATCGGCATCGCGAAGCCGATGCTGTTCGAGGAGGCGCTCTTGTAGGTGATCACGCCGATGACCTCCCCCTGTTGATTCAATAACGGGCCCCCGCTGTTTCCGTGGTCGATTGGCATCGAGACCTGAATCAGTTCGCGTCCGTTAATCTCTTCGGTTCCGGAAACAATTCCCGTGACCAGTGAATTCCGGTAGCCGCGGGGATGTCCAATCGCCGCGACGTCGTCGCCCTGCTCGACTGTCTTGCCAAGTCGTAACGGTTTCAGCTTCTGGCCCTTCAGTGATTCCGGAGCGACTTTGAGAATGGCGAGGTCGGCCAGTTCATCGCTGGCGTAGATTGATTCGATGTCATAGCTTGAGCCGTCAGCGAACTCGATCTCGATGGGGCGAGCCTCTCCAAGCACGTGCCGATTGGTCGCGATCAAACCCTGCTCGTCGATCACGAATCCGGTTCCCATGCCGAGTTGTTCGCCGTTGCGATCGAGATGGGTGATTGTCACGATCGACCCGCGATACTCTTCGGCAATCGCTTTGAACGACCGTTGCTCGGCTGCCTCGACCGGCTGCGCTTCGGTGTTGTCTTCCGCCTGAAGTAGGCCTGGGGGCAGCGTCAGGCAGAGAGCGAGAAGCAAAAGCAGAGATTGGCCGTAATAACGATACTGTGACATAATCAGTCCAGACCCCTGTTAAACAGGAACAGTCTTTGCGAAAAGGGCGGAACGCGCGCTTCCCATTTTCAATCGCCGCCATGAAAAAAGCCAGCCCGGGGGATCGGCTGGCTTGAGTGAGCGGAGGCGATTCTCCGGCTTACTTCTTCAGTTCTCGTTCGATGGTGGCGATCACCTGATCCGAGTTTGGCTGCACGCCTGTCCGGAATCGAGCCACCACTTTGCCGTCTTTCCCGATCAGGAACTTCTCAAAGTTCCAGCGGATATCACCCGCGTGTTCCGGGCTGGCTTCTTCCGAAGTCAGATGCTTGTAGAGCGGCGAAGCATCGTCGCCATTCACGTCGATCTTGGAGAACATATCGAACGTCACGCCGTAGTTCGACGTGCAGAACTCCTGAATCTGAGCAGCCGTGCCTGGCTCCTGCTTTCCGAACTGATTGCACGGGAAGCCGAGAATGACCAGACCTTTATCGCTGTACATTTCGTGGAGCTGCTGAAGCGTTTCGTACTGCGGAGTGGCTCCGCAGCGGCTTGCGACGTTGACGATCATCACGACCTTCCCTTTGTACTTGGAAAGGTCGACCTTTTCGCCGCTCAGCGACGTGACTTCATAACTGAGTGGGCTTTCGGGAGCTTTCGCGGAAACAGGCGACGCAGAAAAAACCGTCGCAACGGCGGCGAGCATCAGCAGACTGTACTTCATCGGTAGCTTTTCCTTCCGGACCAGAGCCGGGCGAATGAATGGGGACCTTCGCGGAGCAGCGACCTGCCTTGAGAACAGACGGCTGCCATTTCGACGATTGATTCTAGTCGTGTGACTCAACAGGACAACCAGCAGATTAGTTGGCTGAGGCCTGCTGAGCTCCCGCCATCTGCTTTTCGACGCGCTGGTGGTGAGCCTTGAGGACTGCCACCAATTGCTCAGCCTGTTTGGCTGCTGCAGCCAGTTCGGCCTGCTTCTTCTTCTCGTCCTCCGTTACCGGGGCGGCCTTCTCCATCTCGGCCAGTTGCTTCTTCAGCGCGGGAACGCTCTGATTCAGCTTGGCGATACTGGCGTTAGCCGTGTTGACCTCCTGCTCTGCAGTCTTGACGGCCGCTGTTTGTTCGCCAGCGGACTTTTGAGCAGCGGCCAGTGCCGGTGCGTTTTCCTGCTGGCTCTTCTGAGTGGCCTGGACTTTCGCCACAGCGGCCTGATGAGCCTGATTGGCAGCTGCGAGCGTCTGATTCGCGGCTTCGGCTGCTTTCTGGGCTTCCGCCAGAGCGGCTTTCGCCTGAGCCAGTGCATCCTGAGCGGACTCGCCCTGCTTTTCCAGCTCCTGGATCTGGGCGGTAGTGTCGGTCACTTTCTTATCGGCCGCCTGCTTGGCAACTGTTGCCTTGTCGATCGCATCTTTCTTCGCCGCGACATCCTTCTGTTCGGCAGCCAGAGTTTTAGCGAGTTGATCGCGATTGCCGGAAAGCTTGGCCACATCGGCATTGGCTTTCGTCAGCGCGGCCTTCGCTGTGTCCACTTTCTTCTGGGCAGCCGCTTTCTGCTCGTTAGCAGTCTTCAAGGCCACTTCCTGGCCGGCGATTTCTTTCTTCTTTGCCTCTACGCTCTGGGAGCGGGCGGCGATCTTGGCATTGAGTGCGGCAAGTTCCTTCGTCGCAGCTTCCTGTTTCTTGCTCTGTTCAGCCAGATTGCCTGTTACCTGCGACAACTGCTGGGGCAGGTCAGCCGGATTGGGAGCCAGAGTGAAGAGCTGAGTTCCGGTGGTTGTATCCCAGACGCGGACCTCTCCCGTCCAGTCGCCGCCCAGAGCACGCTTGTTCTCAGCGTCGTAGGCCACTTCAAGACCCAGATCCCGGAAGTCGCCGAAGGACTTGATTTCTTTCCCGTCAAGTTGCCACAGCTTCACTTTACGATCGCGACCGATCGAAATGATGTTGCCATCCCGGGTAAAGTCCATGGCCGAGACCCCACCGCCGTGGGCGTTCCAGCGTTTTACTTCGTTTCCGTTGTTAAGCTCCCAAAGGCGAATCGTTCCGTCTTCGCTGCAGCTGCCGAGCATGTTCGAGTCTGGACGCCAGGAGACATCCGTGATCGGCCCGGAGTGCCCCTTCAGGCTCAGGTACTCGTTTCCAGTGAGCGATTCCCAAAGCTGCATGCCGTTACTGCGATCCGCAGTCGCCAGCAGCACACCGTCCGGAGAGAACTCGACGGCCAGAACCCAGTCGGTATGCTTCTTCTTCTCGTAAAGCAGCTCACCGGTCTGCACGGAGTGAACACGAATCAGACGCTTTGGCCCCGAGAGTGCGACCAGAGCATGGTCGGAACTGATATCCGCGGCCAGAACGCTGTCGTATTCATTGCCGATCTCTGCAACGCGGTTGCCGGTCTTGATATCGAAGACAATCACTTTGCCCGATGCACCGCCGCGACCGCCGCCAGCCATCAGCAACTGACCGTTGCGGCTGAACTTCAGGATCTGTGGCACGCCTTCGGGGAACGGCAACACGCCGGCCAGCAGGCCCGTGCTCGTGTTATACAGAACGATCTGTTCGAATCCGGAGACCGCCGCCAGCGGAGCCCACGGGCTGGTCGCCAGTGCGGTGATGCTGTTCGCGTGTCCGTAAACATGAACCGGATCGAGTGTCAGCGATTCGGGTGGCATGACGGGTGCGTCTGCCGGACGTTCGGTGGAGATCTCGATCTTCGCCAGCTCGTTCTTCTTCTTGACAACTTTGCTGCCCTGGTTTTCCAGAGCGCCCATGTCGATCCAGTCGCGGATCAGAGCGAGTTCAGCTTCGGGCATCTTCGGCTGGTTCGGCGGCATGAAAGGCTCGGACTCATGCGCGATCACCATGTAGAGATACGACGAGGAGGCATCGCCCTGCTCGATCACATCGCCGGATCCCCCCCCCTGCATCATGCCGACATAGGTGTCGAGAACGAGGCCACCTTTCTGATCGTTGCCGTTGTGACAGGAACCACAACGCTGGCGAAAGATCGGAAGGATGTCGTCATCAAAGGTGATCTTCTTGGCCGGTTTTTCTTCTTCGTCCGCAGCACGGACTTCGGAAAAGCCGAATCCCAGACCAAAAATGGTCACAAGGAGAAGGAGAGGCTTCATCGGACGATCAAGGCCTTGTGGGGAGGCGAGAAATTTCATGAGGACGTTCCGAGGATGTGCTCGACGCGGAGCGATTATTGGAGAGATTCAGACCACGTTGGCATCGGCGAGAAATCGAACTCTGCTGCAGGCGGGAGCCGACGAGCGTCCCGCTCATCAGAACAAAAATGGCGAGTCAGACTTCAGGGACCGATTAGAGCGGCTTGTCGTTGTATGGTTTCAAAATCAGTCGGTCGTGCCGTAAGACGACACGACCGACCGGATCAGAATCAGTGATTAAACAGGAACTCTCGGCTGTTCAGAAGTGCCCAGAAGACATCTTCACAGGCCTGCTGATAACCCTTCTCATCCGCGAACAACGGACGAAGTTTCGTCAGTTCCGATTCCAGCGGCTTACGCGACAGACACCGGATATAGAGTTCGGTGATGACCTCGTCCGCCGGGGTCTTGTTCTGCACAAACGTCTTGATGACGTCGCCGCTCTTGATCTTGCTGTTGACCGTATCTCCATTGAGCAGGTGCAGAGCCTGCGACAACGATGGTTCCATCTTCACTTCACAGGAGCAGACGGTTTCGCGAGTGGCGCGACCGAATGTCGTCAGGAAGTAGGTGGAGGTTGAGCCATCAGCAATCTGGGTCGCCTTGGAACCAAGCGGCAGACCGCGGAACTTGTCCTTGGTATTCGTCACCTGACTGATGATATCCAGAGCAGACTCGGCTTTGATGCGTCGGGTGTTCTGGTGGGCGAAGTTCTTCTCATCGGTCGCATTGGACTCGTTACGTTCCGTTGATCGCTGATAAGTCTTCGAGTTGCAGATCTCACGAATCAACTGACGGTAGTCGTAACCCGATTCCGTGAACCGTCGGGCCAGTTCCTTAAGCAGTTCCGGATTCGAAGGCGGATTGCTGACACGGATGTCATCAACCGGATCGATGATCCCGATGCCGAAGAAATGATGCCAGATGCGGTTGGAGAAGTTTTCCGCAAAGAACGGATTGTCTGGCGAAGCCAGCCATTCGGCCATCACTTCCCGACGATCCGCACCGCCTTTGATTTCCGGTTGACCACCACCCAGGAAGACCGGGACGGCATTCTGGTTTGTGACCGGATGTTTAACTTCGCCACCACCACGGTTGTAAATGATGCTCTCACGGTAATCTTCAGCCGGTTTACGGCCGATCTGCGAGAAGAATGCGGCGAAACTGTAGTAGTCGTTCTGTGTCCAGCGGTCGAATGGGTGGTTGTGGCACTGGGCACACTGAATCCGCATTCCCATGAAGACCTGGGCGACATTCTCGGCGACCTTGAGGTTGTCGCGTTCGAGTTCGTAGAAGTTGGTCGCCGGATCGGTGAATGTTCCGCCGTTGCAGGTCAGCAGTTCTCTGGTCATCTGATCGAGCGGCACGTTCTTCGCGATCTGCTCGGCCAGCCAGTTGTAGTACAGAACGATCGATTTGTAGCTCACCTGATTGTTGGACCGCATCATGAGCCATTCGGCCCACTTGGAGACCCACAGTTCGGTGAATTCTTTGCGTTCAATCAATTCATCGATCAGCTTGGCCCGCTTGTCCGGGGCGGTATCAGCGACGAACGCGTTGAACTCTTCCGGGGAAGGGACCTGACCAACAAGGTCGATGTAGGCACGGCGAATGAAAACTTCGTCGCTGCAGACCGGCGACTGATTCATACGCAGCTTCTTGAGTTTCTCGAGCACGAACTCGTCGACGTAGTTCGAGGGCTGCTCTTTTGAGGCTTCGTAGACGAGCCCCTTCGGGAGCACGATTACCTGCGAGCCGACGGTGTGCGTTGCGAAACGGGCCATTACGAACGCTTCGCCCCGCTTGCCGGCGGTGATCAAGCCGGAGAGTTTGTCAACGGTCGCGGAGTTGTCATTGCTCGACTGGAACAATGCCAGGCTGGTCACATCCCGTTCGGTCCCGTCCGAGTAGTGAGCGAGGACGGTCAACTGCTGTAGAGCGCCTGCTCCATCCAGAACCGCCTGTTCCGGGTAGAGCGAGATCGAATCGCAGTAAGGAATGTCAGCCGGATCTTTCGGGCACTGGTTCGCGATCCATTCGATCATGTCTTTCGCGTAGGGCGAATCTGTTTCGAAGCACTTGCCACCTGTGTGCGGAACCGAACCGGTCCCCTTCTGAACCAGCAGGCTGGCTTCGGGGACACCGAGATTGATGCGGCGGCCCAACTGCTCCCGGGTAATGCGATGGTGGTCGCCATCCGGATCGTAACCAAACAGCGACAGCATGAAACCGTCTTTACCGCGGGCGGCGCCATGGCAACTCCCGGTATTACAGTTCGCCTTCATAAAGACAGGCATGACATCGAGCTTGAAGCTGACCGGACGCGGCGCCGTCGCTTCCACAACCTTGACCGGTGCGGAAGCTTTCTCGCCGTTGAAGGTACATTCGAGTGTCGCGGAGCCATCCGCAACCGGATAGAGCATCGCTCCATCGATCCGCGCACAGGCTGCGCCGACCAGTTTCAACTCGGCCTTGGCTGTGACATCTTCGGTCACCCCGTCGGCGTAAACCGCCTGGACGACGATGGACTGCTTGTCCTTCGCGGTCTTCAGGTTCACCTGGGGAGGATAGAGTCCAATTTTAACGAGCGACCGGTCTTCGGCCGCCTGGGTTGCGGCAAACGAAGCCAGGCACACTGCGAACAGTGCGGCAATCGTCGTGATGCGGGCTTTAACGTTCATCGGTGTGATCCTTTTTGATCTCACGATATCAGGCAGGGCAGATGGGGTGGGATGCATGAAACGACTTAGGGATTAATTGGCCTGGTTACGAAGCTGTTCCTGCTGCAGCCGGAGCTGCTCGAGGCGCGACAGAACCTTGGGCTTCGGCGGAGCCGGCTTTTTCTCGGTTGGCTTCTCTTCAACCTTCGGCTTGGCGACTACGACCGGAGCCGGTTTGTTGATCCGGAGACGACCCGAACCGATGCTGTGAATGATCGGTTCGCCGTTCTCCGTCACCGTAATCTGGCAGAAGAGATTCTTGGTTTCGCCGACCGGTGAAGCCGGGTCAGTCGTGATCGGGAAAACGATCTCGGCATCGTCCTTCGTAATCTCTTTATCCACTGTCGAAGTCTTGGCCGGCAGTCCAACGAGCTTCACCGTTGCCTTGCCTTCAAATGGAGTGAGATTGGTGACTTTCACCTGGAGATCAACCGGAGCGCCCTGCTCTGTCGCAGCTGAGACGAATTCGAGGTTCAAATACTTCTCGGCAACTCTCAGCGTCGCGAAGGGCGTATTGATGGAGATATTCCCATTTCCGACACGAGCAGTTCCCGTCACAGTGATAGCCGATTCCTGAATCGGAGCATTGCCCGAAGCGTTGATCGGAATCAGGGCTTCAGTCTGGCCCTTCTCAATCTTCACCGACCGACTCGAGTTGACTCCGGGCGGGTTCTGAAGGACCTGCACCCGGATTTCTTCATCGAATCCTTCGGCACGGGTGGCCACAACTTTCAGTTGCATCTGCCCGCCGCGAACAAGAGGAACCTTGGGCTGAACGATCTGGATATCGAACGGGACTTTCTCAGTGGTCACGATCGGAATCTGGTCAAGCCGTTCGAGCCAGACGTAATCGTTCTGGTTACGTCCGCGGACCTTCATGTGATGCTGCTCGACAGGTGCGGTGACGACGAGATCCTTGTTGCTGGGATGTGTCCACTGACCGATAACGCGGGCGAACTGACTACCCAGTTCGACATTCTCCTCGGCATGGAACATCAGTGGAACGACACCGTCAGAGGCCCAGTTTTCAGGCGATTCCATCCGCACGCCAGCCGGCAGGTTCTCGGAGATAAACTGAACGGCTCCGCCGAAGTTCTCCCGTTTCACGCTCAGCAGCATCGCGGTGCGACTTCCCTGCGGAATCTCGACATCCGGTTGGACGTAACGCTGTTCTTCGTTCGTTGTAATTTCCATCGCCGGGCTCACCGGAGTCACTTCCACGCGGTAGTGAAAATCGGCACCCCCGTTGTTGAGCTGATCTCGGACGCGGAAATAGAAGTTCCCGTCTGCTGGAGCTTTGAAACGCACCCAGCTGTCAGGACGTTTACGGTCATCGTCGCCGGCGAGTCGTCGGCCATTTTCGTCATATACGTCGATTACGGAATCGATGGCAGAGCGGACCCGGCGGGCGATGACGTCGATATCGACTTCCTGGTCCTTTTTCATGGCCATCTTGAAGTAGTCGGTGTCAGTCTCGGACAGCACGATGCCGTTCGCAGCGGCGGGGATGCTGATCTCGGTTGCCTGAGCACGATCTTCGTTCGGTTCCGTTTCGATCACATTCGGCAACGCGGAGAGCCAGAAGCGATTCGGAGTGGGCGAAGCCGCTGCCCCCTGACCCGCGAAAATTCCGAAGTCGATCTCCTTCTTGGACGGCAAGGTGACCTGCTGCTGGAACGGGCCGGTGACATCGCCATAGAAAGTGACGTTGACCGTTTCTCCCGGCTGTCCACCGGCAGGAACCGTGGCGGTCGGGCGGATGTAGTCACCGACATGGAGCCGGTAGAGCGAAGCACTGTGACCACCGTAGGAGGCGTCTCGAACTTCAACGATGTAGTTGCCGTCTTCAGGAACGATGATCGAAGCGAAACCATCCTGGTAGGTCAAGGCGTGATCGTCGCAGGCCGCCAGTTCAAAGCGTGCTTCGTTCAGGATGGCCACGTAGGGGTCGAAGAAGTTCGCACCCAGGAAGTAGGTTCCCATGCGGAGTCCTTCGACTTCCGCGGTGAGGCGCTGTCCCTTCTTAGCAGGCACGACGAAATAATCGACATCTTCATTGTCGATCTGACCGTGCACGGTCTGATTCATCTCGATCGTGTTGGGAGTCGTGAAGTCGGTATTTGGTTCTTTCTCATTGACGACCGGATAGTTGCCGACGAAGAAGTTGGCGATCTTTGTCAGACCGGTCTTCGTGCGAATTCGCAGCCGATGTGCTCCGAGCGGGGAATCTTCCTTGACCTTCACCTTAGCAGTGACGGTCTTCCCCTTCTTGTCTTCCGGGGCGACCACTCCAGTGATCTCCAGTCCCGGCTCGTAGGAGATGACTTCGACAGCGTCATCCAGCCGGTCGCCTGAAAAGGTGACTTCCACCTCCTGGCCCCGCTGAGCACCGTATGGTGAGAGCCGAGTCAAATCGGGATCGGCAGCAGTCGCTGTCGCAGATTGGCTGACAAACAGTGCAGCCACGATTAACAGACCAGTAACAGCAGGTCGACAGAAAGGCGTATTCCGTCCCATCATGAGCGATTCCCCCCTTGCTCACGGACATTTGCAGCGTATGTAAGTTTTTGGTCGACGAGCGACCCTCCTTCCCAGCGTCAGATGCAGCTGGAAATGGAAAATGTCCCCCGCAGTCCAGTTGAACGCGCAACGGCTGCGGGGGATTGAGATTCAGATTTACGCAAGGATTTCTTTAACGACCTTGCCGCCATCGACGATTTCGATCGGGCGAT is part of the Rubinisphaera margarita genome and encodes:
- a CDS encoding transglutaminase family protein — protein: MSQYRYYGQSLLLLLALCLTLPPGLLQAEDNTEAQPVEAAEQRSFKAIAEEYRGSIVTITHLDRNGEQLGMGTGFVIDEQGLIATNRHVLGEARPIEIEFADGSSYDIESIYASDELADLAILKVAPESLKGQKLKPLRLGKTVEQGDDVAAIGHPRGYRNSLVTGIVSGTEEINGRELIQVSMPIDHGNSGGPLLNQQGEVIGVITYKSASSNSIGFAMPISELQSILEKPNPVTLARWTTIGRLNPKHWQEHMGASWTQRAGRILVSGTGSGFGGRSVCLSQTEPPSVTKYEVRVLVKLGDESGAAGLIFDAEDRDHQFGFYPSGGNLRLTRFAGPSVYNWQILEEISTPAYRPGEWNELLVSIDDYHVRCFCNEQLVAEMRNRTPAENIHVGLAKFRDTSAEFRGFEVGESLQESGLEPEVRAELLSLVEKTTTGELTAPKTLRRIREMPVGVQSELDQLAEELEQRARELRKLRRRNHEMQVSEQILSELEEADADVVTLGLLLARYDNAEIDVDSYLQSVESMVNDVRELAEDSDGDEVAKRQLLDRYLFEESGFHGSRTNYYHKSNSYLSEVIDDREGLPITLSSLYIGMAERLGLDVRGIGLPGHFVVRQFVDGEPGDLLDVFDRGQKLGLIDAISRVEGEHQLPWNEKYLEPQSERQILVRMIRNLQGISEQEQDYSGVLRYLNLLVAVDTDNELEHRYLRCLIAIRERESATAGDDLAWLKTNGSETIPAARLEELEAFSARWLGGNEESPAGEPAGDSNSK
- a CDS encoding glutathione peroxidase, whose translation is MKYSLLMLAAVATVFSASPVSAKAPESPLSYEVTSLSGEKVDLSKYKGKVVMIVNVASRCGATPQYETLQQLHEMYSDKGLVILGFPCNQFGKQEPGTAAQIQEFCTSNYGVTFDMFSKIDVNGDDASPLYKHLTSEEASPEHAGDIRWNFEKFLIGKDGKVVARFRTGVQPNSDQVIATIERELKK
- a CDS encoding c-type cytochrome domain-containing protein is translated as MKPLLLLVTIFGLGFGFSEVRAADEEEKPAKKITFDDDILPIFRQRCGSCHNGNDQKGGLVLDTYVGMMQGGGSGDVIEQGDASSSYLYMVIAHESEPFMPPNQPKMPEAELALIRDWIDMGALENQGSKVVKKKNELAKIEISTERPADAPVMPPESLTLDPVHVYGHANSITALATSPWAPLAAVSGFEQIVLYNTSTGLLAGVLPFPEGVPQILKFSRNGQLLMAGGGRGGASGKVIVFDIKTGNRVAEIGNEYDSVLAADISSDHALVALSGPKRLIRVHSVQTGELLYEKKKHTDWVLAVEFSPDGVLLATADRSNGMQLWESLTGNEYLSLKGHSGPITDVSWRPDSNMLGSCSEDGTIRLWELNNGNEVKRWNAHGGGVSAMDFTRDGNIISIGRDRKVKLWQLDGKEIKSFGDFRDLGLEVAYDAENKRALGGDWTGEVRVWDTTTGTQLFTLAPNPADLPQQLSQVTGNLAEQSKKQEAATKELAALNAKIAARSQSVEAKKKEIAGQEVALKTANEQKAAAQKKVDTAKAALTKANADVAKLSGNRDQLAKTLAAEQKDVAAKKDAIDKATVAKQAADKKVTDTTAQIQELEKQGESAQDALAQAKAALAEAQKAAEAANQTLAAANQAHQAAVAKVQATQKSQQENAPALAAAQKSAGEQTAAVKTAEQEVNTANASIAKLNQSVPALKKQLAEMEKAAPVTEDEKKKQAELAAAAKQAEQLVAVLKAHHQRVEKQMAGAQQASAN
- a CDS encoding DUF1549 and DUF1553 domain-containing protein translates to MNVKARITTIAALFAVCLASFAATQAAEDRSLVKIGLYPPQVNLKTAKDKQSIVVQAVYADGVTEDVTAKAELKLVGAACARIDGAMLYPVADGSATLECTFNGEKASAPVKVVEATAPRPVSFKLDVMPVFMKANCNTGSCHGAARGKDGFMLSLFGYDPDGDHHRITREQLGRRINLGVPEASLLVQKGTGSVPHTGGKCFETDSPYAKDMIEWIANQCPKDPADIPYCDSISLYPEQAVLDGAGALQQLTVLAHYSDGTERDVTSLALFQSSNDNSATVDKLSGLITAGKRGEAFVMARFATHTVGSQVIVLPKGLVYEASKEQPSNYVDEFVLEKLKKLRMNQSPVCSDEVFIRRAYIDLVGQVPSPEEFNAFVADTAPDKRAKLIDELIERKEFTELWVSKWAEWLMMRSNNQVSYKSIVLYYNWLAEQIAKNVPLDQMTRELLTCNGGTFTDPATNFYELERDNLKVAENVAQVFMGMRIQCAQCHNHPFDRWTQNDYYSFAAFFSQIGRKPAEDYRESIIYNRGGGEVKHPVTNQNAVPVFLGGGQPEIKGGADRREVMAEWLASPDNPFFAENFSNRIWHHFFGIGIIDPVDDIRVSNPPSNPELLKELARRFTESGYDYRQLIREICNSKTYQRSTERNESNATDEKNFAHQNTRRIKAESALDIISQVTNTKDKFRGLPLGSKATQIADGSTSTYFLTTFGRATRETVCSCEVKMEPSLSQALHLLNGDTVNSKIKSGDVIKTFVQNKTPADEVITELYIRCLSRKPLESELTKLRPLFADEKGYQQACEDVFWALLNSREFLFNH
- a CDS encoding peptidase; its protein translation is MAALFVSQSATATAADPDLTRLSPYGAQRGQEVEVTFSGDRLDDAVEVISYEPGLEITGVVAPEDKKGKTVTAKVKVKEDSPLGAHRLRIRTKTGLTKIANFFVGNYPVVNEKEPNTDFTTPNTIEMNQTVHGQIDNEDVDYFVVPAKKGQRLTAEVEGLRMGTYFLGANFFDPYVAILNEARFELAACDDHALTYQDGFASIIVPEDGNYIVEVRDASYGGHSASLYRLHVGDYIRPTATVPAGGQPGETVNVTFYGDVTGPFQQQVTLPSKKEIDFGIFAGQGAAASPTPNRFWLSALPNVIETEPNEDRAQATEISIPAAANGIVLSETDTDYFKMAMKKDQEVDIDVIARRVRSAIDSVIDVYDENGRRLAGDDDRKRPDSWVRFKAPADGNFYFRVRDQLNNGGADFHYRVEVTPVSPAMEITTNEEQRYVQPDVEIPQGSRTAMLLSVKRENFGGAVQFISENLPAGVRMESPENWASDGVVPLMFHAEENVELGSQFARVIGQWTHPSNKDLVVTAPVEQHHMKVRGRNQNDYVWLERLDQIPIVTTEKVPFDIQIVQPKVPLVRGGQMQLKVVATRAEGFDEEIRVQVLQNPPGVNSSRSVKIEKGQTEALIPINASGNAPIQESAITVTGTARVGNGNISINTPFATLRVAEKYLNLEFVSAATEQGAPVDLQVKVTNLTPFEGKATVKLVGLPAKTSTVDKEITKDDAEIVFPITTDPASPVGETKNLFCQITVTENGEPIIHSIGSGRLRINKPAPVVVAKPKVEEKPTEKKPAPPKPKVLSRLEQLRLQQEQLRNQAN